The Gracilibacillus caseinilyticus genome segment AATTGGAGAATTCATTAACAGAAGAAAATAACATTCGCTTTGACTTTACCAGTTGTGATCAACAAGAAAAACTTTCTTTTGAGGTGCCATACGTTGAGATAATGGTACCAAAGCAAACATATCAAAGTCTGGAGATAATCGTAGGTGACCAAAAAATACTAGAGAGTGATGATAAGGAGAAAATTAATAAAGTTATTGAGAAAATTAGAACAGGAACTCCAAAATCAGTTATGATCATGACGAAGATGGCTCCTGCGGGCGAATTGGTGTTAAAAGGAGAACAAGCAAACATTCGTTTCGATTTTTACAAGGATGGGAATCTGATTCGCTATAACACATTTATCGAAGCTGGAATAACAGTTGACTAAAAGATCCATATTAATCGTTATTTTACATTGGTTTTTGAATGCTATCAAAATATCAGCAATTGTTTTGAAGGTATCTGGTCTGAGCTAACTATTTGATAGAAAAGATTTAACCGTGTTACTATTACACTATCTCAGAATCGAGATATTGTGTAATTCCGTACGAATCTGGGAAAACTCCAAATGGAATCAATACAACGAGAAGGGAAGTAGAGAAGTGGTAAAAGTAGCAGTTATTTATTATAGTTCAACAGGTACTAATTATAAGCTGGCGAATTGGGCGGCAGACGCAATCAAGGAAGCTGGCGCAGAAGTGAAGGTTGTTCGTGCACAAGAAACAGCACCAAAACCAGCGATTGCATCAAATCCAAAATGGGAGCAGCATTTGCAAGATACTGAACATGTTCCTGAAGCTAGCTCTGACGATATTGAATGGGCGGACGCGATTATTTTCAGTATGCCGACTCGTTTCGGTGGTGTTCCTTCACAAATGAAACAATTTATTGATTCACAAGGTGGTTTATGGGCTGCTGGTAAGACAGCCAATAAAGTGGTTAGTGCGATGTCTTCTGCATCTAACCCACACGGCGGCCATGAAGCAACGTTGTTGAACTTTTATACATCGATGATGCACTGGGGAGCTATTATAGTCCCACCAGG includes the following:
- the wrbA gene encoding NAD(P)H:quinone oxidoreductase, with the protein product MVKVAVIYYSSTGTNYKLANWAADAIKEAGAEVKVVRAQETAPKPAIASNPKWEQHLQDTEHVPEASSDDIEWADAIIFSMPTRFGGVPSQMKQFIDSQGGLWAAGKTANKVVSAMSSASNPHGGHEATLLNFYTSMMHWGAIIVPPGYTDQSAFTSGGNPYGNSVTHTPDGDFVEDVENAVKHQAKRVVEVATKIHG